The following proteins come from a genomic window of Diceros bicornis minor isolate mBicDic1 chromosome 4, mDicBic1.mat.cur, whole genome shotgun sequence:
- the LOC131404130 gene encoding guanylate-binding protein 4-like, which produces MKENFFLQNAEAPVKYCQAELRQISGPLMESILRGTFSVPGGHNLYMEAKNKVEWDYELVSRKGVKVNKVLQSFLQSLAAIKESILQADKALTDGEKVIAAEHAKNQATEKEQELLRQKLKELQQIMEAQNRTFQENIAQLQEKMERERENLLSEQERILEQQLKISLHRAWAVPD; this is translated from the exons ATGAAGGAGAATTTCTTCCTGCAGAATGCAGAGGCACCTGTCAAATATTGCCAGGCTGAACTTAGGCAGATTTCAGGGCCCCTGATGGAAAGCATTTTGAGAGGAACTTTCTCTGTGCCTGGAGGGCACAATCTCTACATGGAAGCAAAAAACAAGGTTGAATGGGACTATGAGCTGGTGTCCAGGAAAGGAGTTAAG GTGAACAAGGTCCTCCAGAGCTTCCTGCAGTCACTGGCAGCAATAAAGGAATCCATCCTGCAGGCAGACAAAGCCCTCACTGATGGGGAGAAGGTCATAGCAG CTGAGCATGCCAAGAATCAGGCAACTGAGAAGGAACAGGAGCTGCTAAGACAGAAACTGAAGGAACTGCAGCAAATAATGGAGGCTCAAAATAGAACCTTCCAAGAAAACATAGCCCAACTGCAAgagaagatggagagggaaagagaaaacctTCTGAGTGAGCAGGAAAGGATACTGGAACAGCAGCTGAAGATAAGTCtacacagagcctgggcagtgCCTGATTGA
- the LOC131400908 gene encoding guanylate-binding protein 3-like has translation MSRECIRKFFPERKSFVFDRPTSAGKLLLHIEEASENQMEWDFQVQSKNFCSCIFTKAKIETLGEGIIVTGNELATLVVTYVEAINGGAVPCVENAAHSNPH, from the exons ATGTCTAGAGAGTGTATCAGGAAGTTCTTTCCAGAACGCAAGTCCTTTGTCTTTGACCGGCCTACAAGTGCTGGAAAACTATTACTCCATATTGAGGAAGCATCAGAAAACCAAATGGAATGGGACTTCCAGGTTCAATCAAAAAATTTCTGTTCATGTATCTTCACCAAGGCAAAAATCGAGACCCTAGGAGAGGGAATCATTGTCACTGGGAATG AACTAGCGACTCTGGTGGTGACCTACGTAGAGGCCATCAACGGTGGAGCAGTTCCTTGTGTGGAAAATGCAGCACATTCGAATCCTCATTAA